A genomic segment from Chitinophaga niabensis encodes:
- a CDS encoding 2'-5' RNA ligase family protein, translating to MEQEVLYDYMLVIHPDAQTVQDVSMFKHLIAEELGPFNGAFTQPHISLFRSEFPERYEMDFIQMLETLATELSAFTVYTSRIDHCRQGESGHMLYVNVANPKPVEDLHKKILHTFELKASSYKPHITLARSINTQQFNKLAPYFSNKMFVRSFHCHSFSLLRKPSKGGRYEVIREFQFGKDQSADQSLFQHTQAVERRLPVRA from the coding sequence ATGGAACAAGAAGTATTATATGACTACATGTTGGTAATACATCCTGATGCACAAACGGTACAGGATGTGAGTATGTTCAAGCACCTGATCGCAGAGGAACTGGGACCCTTTAATGGTGCTTTTACGCAGCCGCACATCTCCTTATTCCGGTCGGAATTCCCGGAACGGTATGAAATGGATTTCATCCAGATGCTGGAAACCCTGGCAACAGAACTTTCTGCTTTTACCGTATATACATCCAGGATTGACCACTGCAGGCAGGGAGAGTCTGGTCACATGTTATATGTGAATGTGGCCAACCCCAAACCGGTAGAAGACCTGCATAAAAAGATCCTGCATACGTTTGAGCTGAAAGCCAGTTCTTACAAACCGCACATCACACTGGCAAGGTCCATTAATACCCAGCAGTTCAACAAACTGGCACCTTACTTTTCCAACAAAATGTTTGTGCGCAGCTTTCACTGTCACAGCTTCAGCCTTCTGAGGAAACCTTCAAAAGGAGGCAGATACGAAGTAATACGTGAATTCCAGTTTGGAAAAGACCAGTCAGCAGATCAATCGTTGTTTCAACATACCCAGGCAGTGGAACGCCGCCTTCCGGTAAGAGCTTAA
- a CDS encoding putative sugar nucleotidyl transferase, with translation MNPHYILFDTPERDQLFPFTHTRAVAACKTGLLTIREKWERWLQTSPISYITMDYLEAKYPLIKAPKNAVNVLVNGHLLPSVALLKTIRKMTAGQELYKNGRLLVKVVSGDDFFLPPSQSRIDFEGEVMRIDQPWHITQYNDRAIRDDFELLTKGRTSAPISSTNQVFNAEQVFIEPGASVECSVLNAMNGPIYIGKDALIMEGCLIRGPFGIGENAVLKMGTKIYGATSIGHRCVVGGEVKNTVFFDNSNKAHDGYIGDAVIGEWCNLGAHTCCSNMKNNAREVRVWMESKNEAWSAGNKCGVLMGDYSRCGINTMFNTGTVVGVSSNVFGGNFPPKFVPSFSWGGSDTQERYRLNEALRDADSWMQLKGQELSPADVQILTHLFQG, from the coding sequence ATGAACCCGCATTACATCCTGTTTGATACGCCTGAGCGCGACCAGTTATTCCCCTTCACGCATACCCGTGCGGTAGCGGCCTGCAAAACAGGTTTGCTCACCATCCGGGAGAAATGGGAAAGATGGTTGCAGACCTCCCCCATCAGTTACATCACGATGGATTACCTCGAGGCAAAGTACCCATTGATCAAAGCCCCTAAAAATGCCGTGAATGTATTAGTGAACGGCCACCTCCTCCCCTCTGTTGCACTTTTAAAGACCATCCGTAAAATGACGGCAGGCCAGGAATTGTACAAAAATGGCCGGTTGCTCGTGAAAGTAGTGAGCGGGGACGATTTCTTCCTGCCTCCCAGCCAGAGCAGGATCGATTTTGAAGGAGAAGTAATGCGCATTGATCAACCCTGGCACATTACACAATACAACGACAGGGCTATCAGGGATGATTTTGAATTATTGACAAAGGGACGGACCTCCGCCCCCATCTCTTCTACCAACCAGGTGTTTAATGCTGAACAGGTATTTATAGAACCGGGGGCATCCGTGGAATGCAGTGTGCTTAATGCAATGAATGGCCCTATCTACATCGGGAAAGATGCCTTGATCATGGAAGGCTGCCTTATCCGCGGCCCTTTTGGTATCGGTGAAAACGCTGTGCTCAAAATGGGCACAAAGATCTATGGCGCCACCTCTATTGGCCACCGTTGCGTGGTAGGCGGTGAAGTGAAGAACACCGTATTCTTCGACAATTCCAACAAGGCCCATGATGGTTACATCGGAGATGCTGTGATCGGGGAATGGTGCAACCTGGGTGCACATACCTGCTGTTCCAATATGAAGAACAATGCCAGGGAGGTGCGGGTATGGATGGAAAGCAAGAACGAAGCCTGGTCTGCCGGAAATAAATGTGGGGTGCTTATGGGTGATTACAGCAGATGTGGTATCAATACCATGTTCAATACCGGAACAGTAGTGGGCGTATCCAGCAATGTGTTTGGAGGCAATTTCCCGCCCAAATTTGTGCCTTCTTTCAGTTGGGGAGGCTCAGATACGCAGGAGCGTTACCGGCTCAATGAAGCCCTCCGCGATGCAGATTCCTGGATGCAACTGAAGGGGCAGGAACTCAGCCCTGCCGATGTACAAATATTAACACATTTATTTCAAGGGTAA
- a CDS encoding acylphosphatase yields the protein MIHKEIVVIGKVQGVYFRATAKSVADKTGVRGAVKNLPDGNVWITAEGNPEAVEEFIDWCRYGPSGARVTSLEITDRPLQHFEDFDILHT from the coding sequence ATGATTCATAAAGAAATAGTCGTAATAGGAAAAGTGCAGGGAGTGTACTTCAGGGCCACCGCTAAATCAGTAGCAGATAAAACGGGTGTACGCGGCGCAGTGAAAAATCTCCCTGATGGTAATGTATGGATAACTGCTGAAGGAAACCCGGAAGCCGTTGAGGAGTTTATTGACTGGTGCAGGTACGGCCCCTCTGGTGCCAGGGTTACCAGCTTAGAAATAACAGATCGTCCATTGCAGCACTTTGAAGATTTTGATATCCTGCACACTTAA
- a CDS encoding sterol desaturase family protein, with product MPDLIHYAIPGFVLLLTAEVIFSAWDKRGLYETKDAASSIAMGLGNVFIGLLTKGVIYLIYTLIYQFRIFTLDASLWWVWVLCFFADDLSYYWFHRLSHNIRFFWASHVVHHSSQKYNLSTALRQNWTGNLTGTFAFWLWMPFLGFHPAMVMTMQAISLIYQFWIHTEAIHKLPRPFEFIFNTPSHHRVHHASDLKYLDKNHAGVLIIWDRMFGTFQPEEERPVFGLTRNIKTYNPLRIATHEWAEIGKDLRKAPTWRDAWHYLFAPPGWSHDGSRKTTRQLRADAIASTPPSSPPSI from the coding sequence ATGCCTGACCTGATCCATTATGCCATCCCCGGGTTTGTGTTACTGCTTACGGCAGAAGTGATCTTTTCCGCCTGGGACAAACGAGGGCTTTACGAAACAAAAGATGCTGCCAGCAGCATAGCCATGGGGCTGGGGAATGTTTTTATAGGCCTGCTCACCAAAGGAGTTATCTATCTGATCTACACACTCATTTACCAGTTCAGGATCTTTACACTCGATGCCAGCCTATGGTGGGTTTGGGTGTTATGTTTCTTTGCAGACGACCTCTCCTACTATTGGTTCCACAGGCTCAGCCATAATATCCGTTTCTTCTGGGCCTCTCATGTGGTACATCATTCTTCCCAAAAATATAATCTCTCTACCGCGCTCCGCCAAAACTGGACCGGCAACCTTACCGGCACCTTCGCCTTCTGGCTCTGGATGCCATTCCTGGGCTTTCACCCGGCGATGGTAATGACCATGCAGGCCATCAGCCTGATCTACCAGTTCTGGATCCATACGGAAGCCATTCATAAGCTCCCCCGGCCTTTTGAATTCATATTTAATACCCCCTCCCATCATAGGGTACACCATGCCTCGGACCTGAAGTACCTGGACAAGAACCACGCCGGGGTATTGATCATCTGGGACCGGATGTTTGGTACTTTCCAGCCAGAGGAAGAAAGGCCTGTATTTGGGCTCACCCGTAATATTAAAACCTATAACCCCTTAAGGATAGCTACCCACGAATGGGCTGAAATAGGCAAGGATCTTCGCAAAGCGCCCACCTGGCGGGATGCATGGCATTATTTATTTGCCCCTCCGGGCTGGAGCCACGATGGCAGCAGGAAAACTACCCGTCAGTTAAGGGCAGATGCCATTGCTTCCACTCCTCCTTCTTCTCCGCCATCCATATAA
- a CDS encoding YajQ family cyclic di-GMP-binding protein, which yields MPSFDIVSKVDLQTLDNAINTVKKEITTRYDFKGSHVSIELDKKELILKLEVESDMKLEQVIEVLISRTMRQGLDASIYDLSKDPYQSGKVYKKDIAVRNGIKQEDAKKIVKMIKDAGLKVQAAIMDDIVRVTGKKIDDLQEVIQKAKEANLGIPLQYVNMKS from the coding sequence ATGCCGTCTTTCGACATCGTGAGCAAAGTTGATCTGCAAACCCTGGATAACGCCATCAATACTGTAAAGAAGGAAATTACCACCCGTTATGATTTCAAGGGTTCACACGTTAGTATCGAACTGGACAAAAAAGAATTGATCCTTAAGCTGGAAGTGGAAAGTGATATGAAGCTGGAACAGGTGATTGAAGTGCTGATCAGCAGGACCATGCGCCAGGGCCTTGATGCTTCCATCTACGACCTGAGCAAAGACCCCTACCAGAGCGGTAAAGTATATAAAAAAGATATTGCCGTAAGGAACGGGATCAAACAGGAGGATGCCAAGAAGATCGTAAAGATGATCAAAGACGCCGGTTTGAAGGTACAGGCCGCCATTATGGATGATATTGTACGGGTTACAGGCAAGAAAATAGATGATTTACAGGAAGTTATACAAAAAGCAAAGGAGGCCAACCTGGGCATACCTTTGCAGTATGTAAATATGAAAAGCTAG
- a CDS encoding helix-turn-helix domain-containing protein produces MPKKLEIVLLFAENLRRIRKEKGYSLRKLESRCVKIDNADLSRYEHADKNLYIGTLEEIAKALEVLAAELLLPPGYEIRKKE; encoded by the coding sequence ATGCCTAAGAAGCTGGAAATAGTGCTTTTGTTTGCTGAAAACCTTCGGAGGATCCGAAAGGAAAAAGGCTATTCCCTGCGGAAGTTAGAATCGCGTTGTGTGAAGATCGATAATGCAGACCTTTCCCGGTATGAGCATGCAGATAAAAATCTCTATATAGGAACACTGGAAGAAATAGCCAAGGCATTAGAAGTTCTTGCAGCGGAATTACTCCTTCCTCCGGGTTATGAAATACGTAAAAAGGAATAA
- a CDS encoding M56 family metallopeptidase, with the protein MNSLLPFTTDIIRAFGWTLLHSFWQAFFVYACLRIVLRIWPMASAAIKYHLSFLSLAGIAGWFLVTFYNQLDAIREAQKIQEMAMTWDTATIAAAMEQLPKQSSGLQTMLPGMESYFPLLVAVYIVGVTLMTIKLCLDLAQLRQMRQEGISAMGRTWDEHLLKLAVNMGVTRKVQLFISQHLQVPVMIGFLKPVILLPAAMVSNLSPEQLEAILLHELAHIKRNDYLLNIFQSIVETILFFNPFVWWISKNIRLEREHCCDDLVIAGTVQPLHYAKALVALEEYRLTANPMAMAAADDKHHLLHRIKRIMEMKTKNLNYSQRVLALLIIVVGLVSIAWLNPGNKNEKKEKKQSTFVGVTATDTIPLPPPAPAPSPAAKPLPAPAPAAPLPVPTPPGAPVPEIAPLASPAPLPAVAPLAPMAPMSPPAPISSVTFNAAPLPPLPPAAPDYYTAYSSFFADGDTTTPRSRKIIVKGDDGVEKAYNSITEMPEADRKKMEENYIRMQQLYADMQKQQQQQRNYNYNYSYNYDKAFKFSKDEFRKAMKAAEEAIKKTDWSKMGKDIEANMKKIDWNKMNKEMAENMKKWNADHKFNEIQFNKLQDEIKRNFNKADWEKINKQMQESLKKVDWDKINKQMKESMEKYWADSSRHFQYFRDRDGSYNWDEDRAKVMAEGQISRREAMREAARVRADVDKVIAEQRAEASRVQAEARAQNSRVQAEARAQNARIQAEQRTHNERIVAEQTERNNRIMAEQRANNDKIRAEQNERNDKIRAEQNERNNKIRAEQAANAEIRRAEAEKRAKVAQDRRDALNDMLEGMEKDNLLDRSKDYEIEKKGDDLYINGKKQPDEVNKKYEQYLKNKNVSIKKSKDNYHINTQDNR; encoded by the coding sequence ATGAACTCGTTGCTTCCTTTTACCACAGACATTATCCGTGCATTCGGCTGGACGCTCCTGCACTCCTTTTGGCAAGCATTTTTCGTATATGCCTGTCTGCGGATCGTATTACGGATATGGCCCATGGCCAGTGCCGCTATCAAGTATCATTTGTCCTTCCTTTCCCTGGCCGGGATTGCAGGATGGTTCCTGGTTACTTTCTACAACCAGTTAGATGCCATCCGGGAAGCTCAGAAGATACAGGAAATGGCAATGACCTGGGATACTGCCACCATTGCTGCAGCGATGGAGCAGTTGCCAAAGCAAAGCAGCGGGCTGCAAACGATGCTTCCGGGAATGGAATCGTATTTCCCTCTCCTGGTGGCTGTTTACATCGTAGGTGTTACCCTTATGACCATTAAGTTGTGCCTTGATCTGGCACAGCTGCGCCAGATGCGGCAGGAAGGCATTTCGGCAATGGGCAGAACCTGGGACGAACATCTGTTAAAACTGGCTGTGAACATGGGTGTTACCCGTAAGGTACAACTCTTCATTTCTCAGCATTTACAGGTTCCGGTCATGATCGGTTTCCTCAAACCTGTCATCCTGCTTCCGGCAGCCATGGTCAGTAATCTCAGCCCGGAACAGTTGGAGGCCATCCTTCTTCATGAACTGGCGCACATTAAACGCAATGATTACCTGTTGAATATCTTCCAGTCAATTGTAGAAACCATTCTGTTCTTTAATCCATTTGTTTGGTGGATCTCCAAAAATATCCGCCTGGAAAGAGAGCATTGTTGTGACGACCTGGTGATTGCCGGAACCGTGCAGCCACTGCATTACGCCAAAGCACTGGTGGCACTGGAAGAATATCGTTTAACAGCCAATCCCATGGCCATGGCAGCAGCGGATGATAAACATCATTTACTTCACCGCATCAAACGCATCATGGAAATGAAAACTAAAAACCTTAACTATAGCCAACGTGTACTTGCCCTGCTTATTATAGTGGTGGGCCTGGTATCCATTGCCTGGTTAAATCCGGGAAATAAGAACGAAAAGAAAGAAAAGAAACAATCCACTTTTGTAGGTGTAACAGCAACAGACACTATTCCTCTCCCTCCGCCAGCACCAGCTCCGTCACCTGCTGCAAAACCATTACCTGCACCAGCTCCGGCAGCACCTTTACCAGTTCCAACACCTCCGGGAGCACCTGTACCAGAGATAGCGCCTTTAGCTTCTCCAGCACCATTACCAGCTGTAGCACCATTAGCGCCAATGGCACCGATGTCGCCGCCGGCACCTATTTCCTCCGTTACTTTTAATGCTGCGCCCTTACCTCCTCTTCCCCCTGCGGCACCTGACTATTATACAGCTTACAGTTCATTCTTTGCAGACGGAGATACCACTACTCCCCGTTCCAGGAAGATCATCGTAAAAGGAGATGATGGCGTGGAAAAAGCGTATAACAGCATTACAGAAATGCCGGAAGCTGATCGCAAAAAGATGGAAGAAAACTATATCCGTATGCAGCAGCTGTATGCAGACATGCAGAAACAGCAGCAGCAGCAGCGGAACTACAACTATAACTACAGCTATAATTACGACAAGGCTTTCAAATTCAGCAAAGATGAGTTCAGAAAAGCCATGAAAGCTGCAGAAGAAGCCATTAAGAAAACAGACTGGAGCAAGATGGGGAAAGATATTGAGGCTAATATGAAGAAGATCGACTGGAACAAGATGAATAAGGAAATGGCTGAGAATATGAAGAAATGGAACGCAGACCATAAATTCAATGAGATCCAGTTCAATAAACTGCAAGACGAGATCAAACGCAACTTTAATAAAGCAGACTGGGAAAAGATCAACAAGCAAATGCAGGAAAGCCTGAAAAAGGTAGACTGGGATAAGATCAATAAACAAATGAAAGAGAGTATGGAGAAGTACTGGGCAGATTCATCCAGGCACTTCCAATACTTCCGTGACCGGGACGGCTCTTACAACTGGGATGAAGATCGTGCTAAAGTAATGGCCGAAGGCCAGATCAGCCGCAGAGAAGCCATGCGCGAAGCTGCAAGGGTGCGGGCAGATGTGGATAAGGTGATAGCTGAACAACGGGCGGAAGCTTCCCGCGTTCAGGCTGAAGCACGTGCTCAAAATTCCCGTGTTCAGGCAGAAGCGCGTGCTCAAAACGCCAGGATACAAGCGGAACAACGGACACATAATGAAAGGATAGTTGCGGAACAAACCGAGCGTAATAACAGGATCATGGCAGAACAACGTGCCAATAACGACAAGATCCGTGCAGAGCAAAATGAGCGTAACGACAAGATCCGTGCAGAGCAAAATGAGCGTAACAACAAGATCCGGGCTGAACAAGCCGCAAACGCAGAAATACGCAGGGCAGAAGCTGAGAAACGGGCCAAAGTAGCCCAGGACCGCAGGGATGCACTCAATGATATGCTGGAAGGCATGGAAAAGGATAACCTGCTGGACCGTAGTAAAGATTACGAAATTGAGAAGAAAGGAGATGATCTCTACATAAATGGCAAAAAACAGCCGGATGAAGTAAATAAGAAATATGAACAATATCTTAAAAACAAGAACGTTTCTATAAAGAAAAGTAAAGATAATTATCATATAAACACCCAGGATAACCGTTAA
- a CDS encoding RNA polymerase sigma factor gives MSISSSNLERMPVTDQIVVRCRKGDARAFHELYEAYSKAMYNICLRMTGHASDAEDVLQEAFIQVFKNLDKLSSESSLTAWIKRIVVNHCLSYLRKKKVYFEEVGETDAPEETDVDETHHAMTVSAVKDAIGQLPDGYRTVLNLYIFEEYSHREIAGMLGISESTAKTQFMRAKEKVRQLVKLKTT, from the coding sequence ATGAGTATATCATCTAGCAATTTGGAAAGAATGCCTGTAACAGATCAGATCGTGGTGCGTTGCCGCAAGGGCGACGCCCGGGCTTTCCATGAGTTGTATGAGGCGTATTCCAAGGCGATGTACAATATCTGTTTAAGGATGACAGGGCATGCCAGTGATGCGGAAGATGTGTTGCAGGAGGCTTTTATACAGGTCTTTAAAAACCTGGATAAGCTCAGCTCAGAAAGCAGCCTTACTGCCTGGATCAAAAGGATCGTAGTGAATCATTGCCTGAGCTACCTGAGAAAGAAGAAAGTATATTTTGAAGAGGTAGGGGAGACGGATGCTCCGGAAGAAACAGATGTGGATGAAACACATCATGCCATGACGGTGTCCGCCGTAAAAGACGCGATAGGGCAATTACCGGATGGCTACCGGACAGTTTTGAACCTTTATATTTTTGAAGAGTATTCTCACCGGGAGATAGCTGGTATGCTGGGGATCTCGGAATCTACAGCTAAAACGCAGTTCATGCGGGCGAAAGAGAAAGTGAGACAACTCGTAAAACTTAAAACAACGTGA
- a CDS encoding head GIN domain-containing protein, with protein sequence MKSYFVLFFLFLSLAASAQQETVTGNGKIKKEKRSTSGTFDEISVSGKYKVLIKQGSTTSVDLEGDENILPFIETEVKDDELQIHTKKGYNVKPTGTITVYVTLPKLSEISSSGSSSFAGEGVIKGDKLEIGLSGKAEMDLELNYNDLELGMSGSGSVKMAGTATKAEVNISGNGEFNAPGLKSQNMELNISGNGNAHVNVDKKLEVAISGNGKVKYKGSPTTNQFVSGNGRVEHEN encoded by the coding sequence ATGAAATCGTATTTCGTCCTATTTTTCCTTTTTCTCTCGCTTGCCGCGAGTGCCCAGCAGGAAACAGTTACCGGTAATGGAAAGATCAAAAAGGAGAAGCGAAGCACCAGCGGTACGTTTGATGAGATCAGCGTTTCCGGTAAGTACAAAGTACTCATTAAACAAGGAAGTACTACTTCCGTTGACCTGGAAGGAGATGAAAACATACTGCCTTTTATAGAAACAGAAGTGAAAGACGATGAGTTGCAGATCCATACTAAGAAAGGCTATAATGTAAAGCCTACCGGTACTATAACAGTCTATGTTACGCTGCCTAAATTATCCGAAATTTCATCCAGCGGCTCTTCCAGTTTTGCAGGCGAGGGAGTGATCAAAGGAGATAAACTGGAGATAGGATTAAGTGGTAAAGCAGAGATGGACCTGGAGCTGAATTATAATGATCTTGAATTAGGAATGTCTGGCTCCGGTTCCGTAAAAATGGCCGGTACAGCTACCAAAGCAGAAGTGAATATATCCGGCAACGGGGAGTTCAATGCACCGGGGCTGAAATCCCAAAATATGGAACTGAACATTTCCGGTAATGGCAATGCCCATGTGAATGTGGATAAGAAATTGGAAGTAGCCATCTCCGGCAATGGCAAAGTGAAATACAAGGGTTCTCCTACCACTAACCAGTTCGTTTCCGGAAATGGCAGGGTAGAGCACGAAAACTAG
- a CDS encoding helix-turn-helix domain-containing protein, whose amino-acid sequence MPTQAPDILILFGTNLRRIRKDKGFSQRELSSRCNIDNADISRMENGAINITLTTLQQLADAMDIAVWELLVPRL is encoded by the coding sequence ATGCCTACCCAAGCCCCGGATATATTAATTCTATTCGGGACAAACCTCCGCAGGATTCGAAAAGATAAAGGTTTCAGCCAGCGGGAATTGTCCTCCCGCTGCAACATTGATAACGCAGATATTTCACGCATGGAGAATGGTGCTATTAATATCACGCTCACAACACTTCAGCAGTTAGCTGATGCCATGGATATTGCCGTATGGGAATTACTGGTTCCCAGGTTATAA
- a CDS encoding BlaI/MecI/CopY family transcriptional regulator: MNKHIKPTESELEILGILWERGASTVREVHEILEQSKEAGYTTTLKLMQIMHEKGILSRDASAKTHIYKASISRESTQQQLLNKMIDTVYNGSATQLVMQALGHHRSSQEELDQIRQYLNEMEKKQK, translated from the coding sequence ATGAACAAGCATATAAAACCGACGGAAAGTGAACTGGAGATCCTGGGTATCCTTTGGGAACGTGGGGCAAGCACAGTAAGGGAAGTGCATGAGATCCTGGAGCAAAGTAAAGAAGCTGGTTATACCACTACCCTCAAGCTGATGCAGATCATGCATGAAAAAGGGATCCTTAGCAGGGATGCAAGCGCCAAAACACATATCTATAAAGCGAGCATTTCCCGCGAAAGCACACAACAGCAATTATTGAATAAGATGATCGATACCGTGTATAATGGTTCCGCTACACAATTGGTGATGCAGGCGCTCGGCCACCATCGTTCTTCACAGGAAGAACTGGATCAGATACGTCAATACCTGAACGAAATGGAAAAAAAGCAGAAATAA
- a CDS encoding type B 50S ribosomal protein L31, giving the protein MKQGIHPENYRFVVFKDMSNGYSFLSRSTTSSRETVKWEDGNEYPLIKLEISNTSHPFYTGKNVMLDTAGRIDKFNKRYKKDAK; this is encoded by the coding sequence ATGAAACAGGGAATCCATCCGGAAAATTATAGGTTCGTAGTGTTTAAAGATATGTCTAATGGATATAGCTTTTTGAGCCGTTCAACTACTTCTTCTCGTGAAACTGTGAAATGGGAAGATGGTAACGAATATCCGTTGATCAAGCTTGAGATCTCCAATACATCACACCCTTTCTACACTGGAAAGAATGTAATGCTGGATACTGCAGGTCGTATCGACAAATTCAACAAACGTTACAAGAAAGACGCTAAATAA
- the tpiA gene encoding triose-phosphate isomerase yields MRKKIVAANWKMNLTLAQGEQLVNDIIAAGIKLSEGQEVVIAPPFPYLIKVKQLIRNYPGIYLAAQNCYSEKSGAYTGEVSAEMLQSIGVDFVIIGHSERREYFSETNAQLAKKIDLALANGIKPIFCCGEPLEVRKAETQNAYVAQQLQESLYHLDAAALKNVVIAYEPIWAIGTGLTASAQQAQDMHAFIRSQIAEKFGREAALGITILYGGSAKPSNAKELFSSPDVDGGLIGGASLVAADFTAIVQSF; encoded by the coding sequence ATGAGAAAGAAGATCGTAGCAGCTAACTGGAAGATGAACCTTACGCTCGCACAAGGCGAACAATTGGTGAACGACATCATTGCAGCTGGTATCAAATTATCAGAAGGTCAGGAAGTGGTAATAGCACCACCTTTCCCCTACCTGATCAAAGTAAAGCAACTCATCCGGAACTACCCCGGCATCTACCTGGCCGCACAAAACTGCTACAGTGAAAAATCCGGCGCATACACCGGAGAAGTTTCTGCAGAAATGTTACAGTCCATTGGCGTGGATTTCGTGATCATCGGCCACTCTGAGCGCAGAGAGTACTTTTCCGAGACTAACGCGCAGCTGGCTAAGAAAATAGACCTGGCGCTGGCAAATGGTATCAAACCCATTTTCTGCTGCGGAGAACCGCTGGAAGTGAGAAAGGCTGAAACACAAAATGCTTATGTAGCCCAACAATTACAGGAAAGCCTGTATCACCTGGATGCAGCAGCCCTTAAGAATGTGGTGATTGCTTATGAACCCATCTGGGCAATTGGTACAGGACTTACAGCCAGTGCGCAACAGGCACAGGATATGCATGCTTTCATCCGTTCTCAGATCGCAGAGAAATTCGGGCGCGAGGCTGCTTTGGGCATTACCATCCTGTATGGCGGAAGTGCGAAACCTTCCAATGCCAAAGAACTGTTCTCTTCTCCGGATGTGGATGGAGGCCTGATTGGTGGCGCATCCCTGGTGGCAGCAGACTTTACAGCTATTGTACAAAGCTTTTAA
- a CDS encoding C1 family peptidase, which produces MRFKMTLMLSLAIGFQAAAQESPVSIQATDNNGFSILKNNAATAVKDQGNTGTCWCFATISLIESECLRAGVEKPDISEMYAVRNTYLYKARNYVLRQGDSRFGQGGLGHDVLNAAGRYGLMPESAFSGLKEGQKRFDHNEMEKALKSYLDSILKKRPVSRDWETGYAAIMDEYMGQTPPATFDYNGKTYTPEKYAKEVVKFNPDDYISLTSFTHHPFYSSFVLEIPDNHANGSFYNVTLEELIGATKAAVQKGYTVMWDADVSNKGFISKYGYAFSPEHDTVPNKTHPDPDLAEVKVTSEYRQGLFENLVTQDDHLMHITGIGKSKKGKPFFIVKNSWGTTSSPFGGYVYVSEPYFAVNTINVIVPKASLDKALLKKLKIN; this is translated from the coding sequence ATGAGATTTAAGATGACGTTGATGCTCAGCCTGGCGATAGGTTTCCAGGCTGCTGCGCAGGAAAGCCCTGTTAGTATCCAGGCTACAGACAACAATGGTTTTTCTATCCTGAAGAATAATGCCGCCACTGCGGTGAAAGATCAGGGAAACACCGGCACCTGCTGGTGTTTTGCTACTATATCGCTGATTGAAAGCGAATGTTTGCGCGCCGGGGTTGAGAAACCCGATATTTCTGAAATGTACGCCGTAAGGAACACCTATCTGTACAAAGCGCGTAATTATGTGCTGCGGCAGGGAGATTCCCGTTTCGGACAAGGCGGCCTGGGGCACGATGTTTTGAATGCTGCCGGCAGATACGGATTAATGCCTGAATCTGCTTTCAGTGGTTTGAAAGAAGGGCAAAAACGCTTTGATCACAATGAAATGGAGAAGGCGCTGAAATCCTACCTGGACAGCATCCTGAAGAAACGCCCGGTATCACGTGATTGGGAAACAGGGTATGCTGCTATCATGGATGAATACATGGGGCAAACACCACCTGCTACTTTTGATTACAATGGTAAAACGTATACACCGGAAAAATATGCAAAGGAAGTAGTGAAGTTTAATCCTGATGATTATATCAGCCTTACTTCTTTCACCCATCACCCTTTCTACAGTTCATTTGTACTGGAGATCCCTGATAACCATGCTAACGGAAGTTTCTACAATGTAACGCTGGAGGAACTGATAGGAGCCACCAAAGCTGCGGTGCAAAAGGGTTATACCGTGATGTGGGATGCTGATGTAAGTAACAAGGGTTTCATTTCAAAGTATGGCTATGCTTTTTCACCAGAGCATGACACCGTGCCTAACAAAACACATCCCGATCCTGATCTGGCAGAAGTGAAGGTTACATCCGAATACCGCCAGGGTTTGTTTGAAAACCTCGTTACACAAGATGACCACCTGATGCATATCACGGGGATTGGTAAGAGTAAAAAGGGAAAACCTTTCTTTATTGTTAAGAATTCCTGGGGTACCACATCTTCTCCGTTTGGAGGATATGTATATGTTTCAGAGCCTTATTTTGCTGTGAACACTATAAATGTGATTGTGCCGAAAGCATCGCTGGATAAAGCGTTGCTGAAGAAGTTGAAGATAAACTAG